Genomic DNA from Cygnus atratus isolate AKBS03 ecotype Queensland, Australia unplaced genomic scaffold, CAtr_DNAZoo_HiC_assembly HiC_scaffold_126, whole genome shotgun sequence:
ccagcccctgcttgGCTCCTTACCCGTCCGTGCGCGGAGGAGGCAGCAGACGCTGATGCTGAggccgagcagcagcagcgccccgGCTGCGGCCATGGCCACGGCACTTGGTGTCGTGCAGGCACCTGGGGGGGGCAGCTTGTCCCAGCCATCTTCTGACCCCCACTGTCCCCCCCACTGCCCTCTCCCATACCCCAACATCCCCCCGTCGCCCCCCATTATCCCCCATCGCCCCCCAACATCCCCCATCGCCCCCCATTATCCCACCATCGCCCCCCAATATACCCCCATCGCCCCCCAACATCCCCCCATTGCCCCCAACATGCCCCCATTCCCCCCACTGATTCCCCGGGCCACACCATCCCcactgcctcagtttccccacatGTGCCCCAGCTCCGAGGAGCTGCCGGGGAAGGGGGGGTCACCCCATCTGCCCTCTCCCCTGTTCACCTCCGTGCCCAGGCTCATGCTCACCCTTGGCCCCGTGCAGCTCCACGCTCCTCCGGACGGGGGGACCGGAGGCATTGAAGCGCACCTCGCAGAGCCCCCCCGTGCTCCCAGCGATGCCCGCGGGGCTGatgagcagctctgtgctgtcccccagccccagcacctcctgggctCGGGTGCCCCCCGGCCAGGAGACGAGGACGGGGCCGCTGGTGTTGCCCACGGCACAGACCAGGCCGGGGGGGTCTGAAGGGGAGCCGTGGGGCGCCAGCACCCGCACCCAGCTCTGGGCCCTCCAGCTGTCTGCACAAACGAGAGCAGGGGCTTGGTGGGCTCCGATGTGGGCAGAGACCCCGCGCCCCCCTGGGGACCCCGGCACAGTGACACGAGGGGCATGAGGGTTGGGGGTCCCTGCAATGGGGAGAAATGGGGGTCCCATCCAACATAGGGACATGGGTGCGGACTGTGCGATGGGGGGACTTGGGGGGGTTGCATCCAATGGACAGTACGGGAGGGGACCATCCACTAGGAGTCACGGGGGATCCCCATCCAACACGGGGGGGCTCGGGGGTACATGTGGGGgtccccccaccacccccagcccagctggccCCCTACCTCCCACGATCAGCGCGGTGCCGTTGCCGAACTTCAGACTGGAGCCGATGTTGTAGGCGCAGAGGTAGAGGCCGGTGTGGTCGGGGCGGGCAGCAGCGATGTGCAGCACGGCGCGTTGCCTCGTGTACTCACAGGAAAATCCCTCCTGAGCCTCCTGGATGCAGCTGAGGATCAGCCGGGGCCGTTCCCCACGGCCTTGCCGGTACCAGAGCACTTTGCCTCTGCCATCGAACTTCTCATCCGGAATGCAGCCGATCTCCACCGTGGCCCCGGGCTCCATGAAGAGgacgggctggggctgctgcagcaccagcggTGCTGCCGGCACTGCAGGGACCGACCGGGGGCTCATTCACCGCCTGCCCCCTAAGCCCAGCCCATGCTCCCACCACCCGGGGGGCACTCGGAAAGCAACAGAagccccctctccccagcccctgccccgatGCTCAcccagccagagcagcagcagccccgtggcCAGCAGCGCCTTCGCGCAGGAGAAACCCAGGGGTGCCACC
This window encodes:
- the LOC118261136 gene encoding uncharacterized protein LOC118261136; this encodes MRPTAAGSGAWGGRIPRGDTASFVGTPCPHGWGASLPGPRASGSLRSRCTRPPCRRAGTSTTVAPLGFSCAKALLATGLLLLWLVPAAPLVLQQPQPVLFMEPGATVEIGCIPDEKFDGRGKVLWYRQGRGERPRLILSCIQEAQEGFSCEYTRQRAVLHIAAARPDHTGLYLCAYNIGSSLKFGNGTALIVGDSWRAQSWVRVLAPHGSPSDPPGLVCAVGNTSGPVLVSWPGGTRAQEVLGLGDSTELLISPAGIAGSTGGLCEVRFNASGPPVRRSVELHGAKGACTTPSAVAMAAAGALLLLGLSISVCCLLRARTGLRPRAPDPPAPQHQQGELTYTQLRFATPAKAAP